The Salinispora tropica CNB-440 genome has a window encoding:
- a CDS encoding right-handed parallel beta-helix repeat-containing protein gives MNHKHQEHKPDRLGGTQARSGWRWWAVGLAGMTGLTLAAVGGPTASAADAVGRTLTAADDRPSDRDHRNKGEDGKHDAKSKERGGKEPNGTPVPCDTDALIAAITLANARDGAVLDLAKNCTYLLTADIDGNGLPAITAPITLNGGKNTTIERAATADPFRILTVDTGGNLTLNHLIITGGQTTSNGGGIFVRAGGTLITNHSTIARNIAQTPGGGIANSGTTRLAHSRVENNSTNQLGGGVNNIGLLEAIKSHIDMNDATIGGGIYGSGNTVIKDGSISGNQATVTGGLFLAGANGIVTNTRITENSSAAAGAGGVQVEATAQLTMRHVNLSDNTSPATAGGLLVAEGDNFALVEDSLIKNNTAADPGGGVFNSGETVLRRTKVVGNQASQGGGIQNFGTLSLFTSKVVKNIAVTDGGGIFNSGGVVNLNTATGTVVIKNRPNNCVDVPGCAG, from the coding sequence ATGAACCATAAGCACCAGGAGCACAAACCGGACCGTCTGGGCGGAACCCAGGCGAGATCAGGGTGGCGGTGGTGGGCTGTCGGGTTGGCCGGCATGACCGGCCTGACCCTGGCCGCCGTCGGCGGCCCCACCGCCTCAGCCGCCGACGCCGTCGGACGAACCCTCACCGCCGCCGACGACCGCCCCTCCGACCGGGACCACCGCAACAAGGGCGAGGACGGCAAGCACGACGCCAAGAGCAAGGAAAGAGGGGGAAAGGAGCCCAATGGCACACCCGTCCCTTGTGACACCGACGCTCTGATCGCCGCGATCACCCTCGCCAACGCCCGCGACGGCGCCGTGCTCGACCTCGCCAAAAACTGCACCTACCTACTCACCGCCGACATCGACGGCAACGGCCTGCCCGCCATCACCGCCCCCATCACCCTCAACGGCGGCAAGAACACCACCATCGAACGCGCCGCCACCGCCGACCCGTTCCGCATCCTCACCGTCGACACCGGTGGCAACCTCACCCTCAACCACCTCATCATCACCGGCGGACAAACCACCAGCAACGGTGGGGGAATCTTCGTCCGAGCCGGTGGAACGTTGATCACAAACCACAGCACAATCGCCCGTAACATCGCTCAGACCCCGGGCGGCGGAATCGCCAATAGCGGCACCACCAGACTCGCCCACTCTCGCGTCGAAAACAACAGCACAAACCAGCTGGGAGGCGGAGTAAACAATATTGGGCTTCTGGAGGCCATCAAATCCCACATCGATATGAACGACGCCACTATTGGCGGCGGCATCTATGGATCCGGCAACACTGTCATCAAGGACGGCAGCATCTCCGGAAACCAGGCGACCGTGACCGGAGGACTATTTCTGGCTGGCGCCAACGGAATTGTCACCAACACCAGAATCACCGAAAATTCCAGTGCCGCCGCTGGCGCTGGAGGCGTCCAGGTCGAGGCGACCGCGCAGCTGACGATGCGCCACGTCAACCTGTCAGACAATACGTCGCCCGCCACCGCCGGTGGGCTGCTCGTCGCAGAGGGGGACAATTTCGCCCTGGTCGAAGACAGCCTCATCAAGAACAACACCGCCGCGGACCCCGGTGGGGGAGTCTTCAACAGCGGAGAAACGGTGTTGCGACGTACCAAGGTAGTCGGCAACCAGGCCAGTCAGGGCGGCGGCATCCAGAACTTCGGCACGCTCAGCCTCTTCACGTCGAAGGTGGTCAAGAACATCGCCGTCACCGACGGTGGGGGCATCTTCAACAGCGGCGGCGTGGTGAACCTGAACACCGCCACCGGCACGGTCGTTATCAAGAACCGGCCGAACAACTGCGTCGACGTACCCGGTTGCGCGGGCTGA
- a CDS encoding right-handed parallel beta-helix repeat-containing protein — translation MSHLHHEPEPDHASRRRTPSRWWAAGLAGMTGLALTTVGVATPAAADGAVGHALAAPDDRPSADGHRDEGTGDGKSKGKKEIKPRGIPVPCDADALIAAITLANARDGAVLDLAEDCTYLLTAAIDSSGLPAITAPITLNGGKNTTIERAAAADPFRILAVEVGGDLTVNKLKIAGGRAAASGEFGAGILVNPGGRLTVKHSEIVRNVGGTSVGGGIANLGTSAITDSVISRNSAAQGGGIFSIRGRLTVKKVRFTDNSANSVGGAIGSVLDVTTEVWDSTFARNRAEIGAGIGESEGANTSIVRSTFVDNNSSSIGGAIFLDGQLTMRHVTVVRNHAEERGGGVAVQNATGGSAAVIEDSEISKNTTNGTGGGIFNASVPVVLRDTTVAANQADTGGGIFTQANSTTTLFNTSVVKNIAVTDGGGIFNDPAGVVVLNTATGTVVIKNRPNNCVNVPGCSG, via the coding sequence ATGAGCCATCTACACCACGAACCAGAACCGGATCACGCCAGCAGGCGCCGGACACCGTCACGATGGTGGGCCGCCGGGCTCGCCGGGATGACAGGCCTTGCCCTCACCACCGTCGGAGTCGCCACCCCCGCCGCCGCCGACGGCGCAGTCGGGCACGCCCTCGCCGCCCCCGACGACCGGCCCTCCGCTGACGGCCACCGCGACGAGGGTACGGGCGACGGTAAGAGTAAGGGCAAGAAGGAGATCAAGCCCAGGGGTATCCCCGTACCTTGCGACGCCGACGCCCTGATCGCCGCGATCACCCTGGCCAACGCCCGCGACGGCGCAGTGCTCGACCTCGCCGAGGACTGCACCTACCTGCTCACGGCTGCCATCGACAGCAGCGGCCTGCCCGCCATCACTGCCCCCATCACCCTCAACGGCGGCAAGAACACCACCATCGAACGCGCCGCCGCCGCCGACCCGTTCCGTATCCTCGCCGTCGAGGTCGGCGGCGACCTTACCGTGAACAAATTGAAGATCGCCGGGGGGCGGGCCGCCGCCTCGGGTGAGTTCGGGGCTGGCATCCTCGTGAACCCCGGCGGGCGGCTGACTGTCAAACACAGCGAAATCGTCCGCAATGTCGGCGGCACCAGCGTCGGGGGCGGCATCGCCAACCTTGGCACCAGTGCCATCACCGACTCCGTTATCAGTCGCAACAGCGCCGCACAGGGTGGCGGTATATTCAGCATAAGGGGGCGGCTCACCGTCAAGAAGGTTCGATTTACCGACAATAGCGCTAACAGCGTCGGTGGTGCTATTGGCAGTGTTCTCGACGTGACCACCGAGGTGTGGGACAGCACCTTTGCCCGTAACCGTGCAGAGATCGGTGCGGGAATCGGCGAATCCGAGGGTGCCAATACCAGCATCGTCAGGTCCACCTTCGTAGATAACAATTCCAGTAGTATTGGTGGCGCTATCTTCCTCGACGGGCAGCTGACCATGCGACACGTCACCGTAGTCAGAAACCACGCCGAAGAACGGGGTGGCGGCGTCGCTGTCCAGAACGCCACGGGTGGTTCTGCCGCCGTCATCGAAGACAGTGAGATCAGCAAAAACACCACCAACGGTACCGGGGGAGGAATTTTCAATGCGTCCGTACCGGTGGTACTGCGGGACACCACGGTAGCGGCTAATCAGGCCGACACGGGTGGCGGCATTTTCACCCAGGCCAACAGTACGACCACCCTGTTCAACACCTCGGTCGTCAAGAATATCGCTGTCACCGACGGCGGCGGAATTTTCAACGACCCCGCCGGCGTAGTGGTCCTGAACACGGCCACCGGCACGGTCGTTATCAAGAACCGGCCGAACAACTGCGTCAACGTCCCCGGCTGTTCGGGCTGA
- a CDS encoding VOC family protein, which yields MRIHVTSVLVENQDEALRFYTEVLGFVKKVEVPLGDHRWITVVSPDDPDGCELLLEPDSHPAAKPWKAALVNDGIPSTSFAVDDVHSECDRLRGLGVRFTQDPLRVGPVTTAVFDDTCGNLIQIEQTT from the coding sequence ATGCGGATCCATGTGACGAGCGTTCTCGTCGAGAACCAGGACGAGGCACTGCGGTTCTACACCGAGGTGCTGGGGTTCGTGAAGAAGGTGGAGGTTCCACTCGGCGATCATCGCTGGATCACCGTCGTATCGCCGGATGATCCCGACGGCTGTGAGTTGCTGCTCGAACCGGACAGCCATCCGGCGGCCAAGCCCTGGAAGGCGGCGTTGGTCAATGATGGGATCCCGTCCACGTCTTTCGCCGTTGACGACGTCCACTCGGAGTGTGACCGACTACGCGGCTTGGGCGTGCGGTTTACTCAGGATCCCCTGCGGGTCGGCCCCGTCACCACAGCGGTCTTCGACGACACCTGCGGCAATCTGATCCAGATCGAGCAGACCACCTGA
- a CDS encoding ArsR/SmtB family transcription factor translates to MSDVGTPGRDDAGAGDIFKALADPTRRKILDELVERDGQTLFEICSRLAMKYQIGSSRQAISQHLEVLVGADLVASRRAGRYKFHYINIEPLERLTDRWRNRGAKES, encoded by the coding sequence GTGAGTGACGTAGGCACACCCGGTCGCGACGATGCTGGAGCGGGTGACATCTTCAAGGCGCTCGCCGACCCGACGCGCCGGAAGATCCTCGACGAGCTGGTGGAGCGGGATGGTCAGACGTTGTTCGAGATCTGTTCGCGACTGGCCATGAAGTACCAGATCGGTTCATCCCGGCAGGCGATCTCCCAGCACCTGGAGGTGCTGGTCGGGGCGGATCTGGTCGCTAGCCGTCGTGCGGGTCGTTACAAGTTTCACTACATCAACATCGAGCCCTTGGAACGTCTCACCGATCGATGGCGCAACCGTGGAGCGAAGGAGAGCTGA
- a CDS encoding amidase, with amino-acid sequence MPELWMLSATELARQIRTGQVSSREVVQAHLRRINEINPVVNALTAVLDEQALAAADAVDQALRYGEEPGPLCGIPMTVKENIDVAGSATTQGIAALRDAIATQDAPHIAELRAAGAIPIARTNMPEFGMRWHTTNGLHGATRNPWSAEHTPGGSSGGDAVAVATGLAPLGLGTDGAGSLRWPAQCCGVAALKPSLGRVAQSDGRRPTPFAFQLLGVHGPIARHVDDLRLAFTHICASDGGDPWHAPVPLNGPPVSRPIRVSMVTAPGGIDIHPAVRHALQRAADLLTDAGYVIEECDAPALERAGEIYTQIMASYGRVQRKQPPVETVASDDFARFWHVYEPIWTRAQGEPAFDPMMERAAIARVWSDWFGRTPLVLAPIRTQPAFVLGCDLDPVCLSDFPATMRLAVAVNLLGLPAVAIPTGETDGLPHAVQVIAPRFREDLCLDAAAAIEARIPPFTPIDPHPNLASNSSATVA; translated from the coding sequence ATGCCGGAGTTGTGGATGCTGAGCGCAACAGAGTTGGCGCGGCAGATCAGAACAGGTCAGGTTTCCAGCCGCGAGGTGGTGCAGGCACATCTGCGACGGATTAACGAGATCAATCCCGTCGTGAACGCCCTCACCGCCGTACTCGACGAGCAGGCCCTGGCCGCTGCGGACGCGGTCGACCAAGCGTTGCGGTACGGCGAAGAGCCTGGGCCACTGTGCGGCATACCCATGACGGTAAAAGAGAACATCGACGTCGCCGGCTCCGCAACTACACAGGGTATCGCCGCGCTACGCGATGCCATCGCCACTCAGGACGCACCGCATATCGCCGAGCTTCGCGCCGCAGGGGCGATACCGATCGCCAGGACCAACATGCCCGAGTTCGGGATGCGGTGGCACACCACCAACGGGCTGCATGGTGCGACCCGCAACCCATGGTCCGCCGAGCACACCCCAGGCGGCTCCAGCGGGGGCGACGCCGTCGCGGTCGCCACGGGCCTGGCCCCGCTCGGGCTGGGCACTGACGGCGCGGGCTCGCTGCGCTGGCCAGCGCAGTGCTGCGGCGTGGCGGCCCTGAAGCCCTCCCTCGGCCGGGTAGCGCAGAGCGATGGTCGGCGGCCGACGCCGTTCGCATTTCAACTGCTGGGGGTGCACGGTCCCATCGCGCGCCATGTCGACGATCTTCGCCTGGCGTTCACCCATATCTGTGCGAGCGATGGGGGCGATCCGTGGCATGCGCCGGTCCCGCTCAACGGACCGCCCGTGTCACGGCCGATCCGGGTTTCCATGGTCACGGCTCCAGGGGGGATCGACATTCACCCAGCGGTGCGGCATGCGCTACAGCGGGCAGCCGACCTGCTCACCGACGCCGGCTACGTCATTGAGGAGTGCGACGCTCCCGCACTGGAGCGAGCGGGTGAGATCTATACCCAGATCATGGCGAGCTACGGCCGCGTACAACGGAAGCAGCCCCCCGTGGAGACGGTCGCCTCCGACGACTTCGCCCGCTTCTGGCATGTGTATGAACCAATCTGGACCCGGGCTCAGGGAGAGCCGGCGTTCGATCCGATGATGGAACGAGCCGCTATTGCCCGCGTGTGGAGTGACTGGTTTGGTCGAACGCCTCTGGTGCTGGCCCCGATCCGTACGCAGCCGGCGTTCGTGCTTGGATGTGACCTCGACCCCGTCTGCCTGTCCGACTTTCCCGCGACGATGCGGTTGGCCGTGGCCGTCAACCTGCTCGGACTACCTGCCGTCGCGATCCCAACCGGGGAAACCGACGGCCTCCCGCACGCCGTGCAGGTCATTGCCCCACGCTTCAGAGAAGATCTCTGTCTTGATGCGGCCGCAGCGATCGAAGCTCGCATCCCGCCGTTTACGCCGATCGATCCGCACCCGAATCTGGCATCAAACTCTTCGGCCACTGTTGCCTGA
- a CDS encoding DUF4304 domain-containing protein, translating into MSRSVAAYINIGLVLAPEWEWDRQRTGWSVEELPRHYDGGWRRRLRFSGLSGNDQWRIADEDSAAQVSARVRQQLDDLMPQLLSLLDRDVVLNRTPDILGPGAWLTRAWILAGEGRTDELEHLLFVERSARTHNSVPVRTVWNYATGRAPDTGQR; encoded by the coding sequence ATGAGTCGGTCTGTCGCCGCTTACATCAACATCGGCCTGGTGCTGGCACCGGAGTGGGAATGGGACCGGCAGCGAACCGGGTGGTCGGTTGAGGAGCTGCCCCGCCACTACGACGGCGGGTGGCGTAGGCGGCTTCGTTTCTCAGGGCTGTCGGGCAACGACCAGTGGCGTATCGCCGACGAGGACTCCGCAGCTCAGGTGTCCGCGCGGGTGCGGCAACAATTGGACGATCTGATGCCGCAGCTTCTGTCGCTGCTCGACCGGGACGTCGTGCTGAACCGGACTCCGGACATTCTCGGTCCGGGAGCCTGGCTGACCCGTGCCTGGATCCTGGCCGGGGAGGGGCGCACCGACGAGTTGGAGCATCTGTTGTTCGTGGAGAGATCGGCCCGTACCCACAACTCCGTCCCGGTCCGGACGGTGTGGAACTATGCCACCGGCCGGGCTCCGGATACCGGCCAACGGTGA
- a CDS encoding tyrosine-type recombinase/integrase — translation MVSCLGHGAGGSPPTPQLGPLVRRVRGWHSTGATLLLAQGVDIRVIQELLGHSSIKIAEGYTHVASKLARDATKRMGKRLFGTPGTP, via the coding sequence GTGGTTTCATGCCTGGGTCACGGTGCTGGCGGCAGCCCACCGACGCCGCAACTCGGCCCGCTGGTCCGTCGGGTTCGCGGTTGGCACTCGACAGGGGCGACGCTGCTTCTCGCCCAGGGAGTCGACATACGGGTGATCCAGGAGCTGCTCGGGCACTCCTCGATCAAGATCGCCGAGGGATACACCCACGTCGCCTCGAAGCTGGCCCGGGACGCTACGAAGCGTATGGGAAAGCGGCTGTTCGGAACGCCAGGTACACCCTGA
- a CDS encoding FAD-dependent oxidoreductase — MPVDTDVVIVGGGLAGLAAARRLHRAGVPWRLLEASDRLGGRVGTDIVDGFRLDRGFQVLNTAYPRLGTLLDVNQLDLGHLVPGVLVRHGDTLTRLVNPLREPVGAPTTLLAGVGSLLDRLRFAAFATGAATVPVRRLLDAPETTTEAALRRAGLSDSIIEELLRPFLSGVFLERQLETSSHVLAMVLRSFVRGRIGLPAKGMAALPYAIAAPLPADLIDVDTPVGHVAPGRVRTPAGDVTARAVVVAVDPPSATSLLPVLAPVRMHSYTTWYHATETAPLDEPILLVDGDRRELIANTVVVSRAAPTYAPKGQHLVATSMVGPTAPPEPVIRAELARLYGHSTADWAHLSTVTIAEALPAAPPPQGQLRRPVALGGGLFVAGDHRDSPSIQGALASGWRTAGAVLAYLRPAA; from the coding sequence ATGCCGGTTGACACCGACGTGGTGATCGTCGGTGGCGGTCTGGCCGGTCTGGCGGCGGCGCGACGGCTGCACCGCGCCGGGGTGCCCTGGCGCCTCCTCGAAGCGAGCGACCGGCTCGGCGGCCGGGTCGGCACCGACATCGTCGACGGGTTCCGGCTCGACCGGGGCTTCCAGGTGCTCAACACCGCCTACCCGCGGCTCGGCACCCTGCTGGACGTGAACCAGCTTGACCTCGGGCACCTCGTCCCCGGGGTGCTGGTGCGTCACGGCGACACCCTCACCCGACTGGTCAACCCGCTACGTGAGCCCGTCGGCGCGCCCACCACCCTGCTCGCCGGGGTCGGGTCACTGCTGGACCGACTCCGCTTCGCCGCATTCGCGACCGGCGCCGCCACGGTGCCCGTGCGGCGGCTTCTCGACGCCCCGGAGACCACTACCGAGGCGGCACTGCGTCGCGCCGGCCTCTCCGACAGCATCATCGAGGAGCTGCTGCGGCCGTTTCTCTCCGGCGTCTTCCTCGAACGCCAGTTGGAGACCTCCAGCCACGTCCTCGCGATGGTCCTGCGCTCCTTCGTCCGGGGCCGTATCGGCCTGCCCGCCAAGGGGATGGCCGCGTTGCCGTACGCGATCGCCGCCCCGCTCCCCGCCGACCTGATCGACGTGGACACCCCGGTTGGCCACGTCGCGCCAGGCCGGGTGCGGACCCCGGCCGGTGACGTCACCGCCCGGGCCGTCGTGGTCGCCGTGGACCCACCCTCGGCGACCAGCCTGCTGCCGGTGTTGGCACCGGTACGCATGCACAGCTACACGACCTGGTACCACGCCACCGAGACAGCGCCCCTGGACGAACCGATCCTGCTCGTGGACGGGGACCGCCGAGAACTGATCGCCAACACCGTCGTCGTCAGCCGGGCGGCACCGACGTACGCGCCGAAGGGCCAGCACCTCGTCGCCACCTCGATGGTGGGCCCCACCGCCCCACCCGAGCCGGTGATCCGGGCCGAGCTGGCCCGCCTCTACGGACACTCCACCGCCGACTGGGCTCACCTGAGCACCGTCACCATCGCCGAGGCGCTCCCCGCCGCACCACCGCCGCAGGGTCAACTGCGACGGCCGGTGGCGCTTGGGGGCGGTCTCTTCGTCGCCGGTGACCACCGGGACAGCCCGTCGATCCAGGGCGCGCTGGCCAGCGGCTGGCGTACCGCCGGCGCGGTCCTCGCGTACCTGCGGCCAGCGGCCTGA
- a CDS encoding MMPL family transporter yields MSRKGAWGRGTLVALLIALAWLVVGGLAGPYTGRLSEVATNDNAAFLPTDAEATRAQDLSELFVDQLTTPALIVYERTSGITDADRQQIAADTAEIAELPGVVGPLPPPVPSADGQAVQVIVPVDDEQGEEIANVVAELRGVVGADRDGLTINVTGPAGLLADLIDVFSAIDGRLLLVTLCVVLLILLVVYRSPVLWIFPLLAAGMSFSLATAIVYRLAEADVLTLDGQAQGILTVLVFGAGTDYALLLVARYREELHRHDRPASAMLAAWRGSAPAIAASAGTTIASLLCLLLSSLTSNQALGPVAAIGIGATLLVMLTLLPALLVLGGRRAFWPRQPRLDHAEPQTEHGVWGRVARFVARRHRSVWLVTAFALAALTLGLTQLGATTLGESDLFTERTDSVAGQEAIARHYPAGTGSPAVIFTRQETAEQVAAVAQETPGVVAVRPVTDRPGAGPGSGSEDDSEMIEPPRVVDGIVQLEATLADAPDSDGAEETIRELRVAVHAVPAADAVVGGVTAINIDTADASTRDRNVIIPVVLSVIAVILALLLRALLAPLLLVATVLLSYGATLGLCALIFKYLFDFPGVDASFPLFAFVFLVALGIDYNIFLMSRIRQESVKRGTRSGVLYGLVVTGGVITSAGVVLAATFSALAVLPLVVLIELGVAVAVGVLIDTIIVRSLLVPALAYDIGSKIWWPSRLARVGGEREARDAG; encoded by the coding sequence ATGTCCAGGAAAGGTGCGTGGGGTCGGGGCACGCTGGTCGCCCTACTCATCGCGCTCGCCTGGCTGGTGGTTGGCGGCCTTGCCGGGCCGTATACCGGCCGGCTCAGCGAGGTCGCCACCAACGACAACGCTGCCTTCCTCCCCACCGACGCCGAGGCGACCCGAGCCCAGGACCTCTCCGAACTCTTCGTGGACCAACTGACCACCCCGGCGCTCATCGTCTACGAACGCACCAGCGGCATCACCGACGCCGACCGGCAGCAGATCGCCGCCGACACGGCCGAGATCGCCGAACTGCCCGGCGTGGTCGGCCCGCTGCCGCCGCCGGTCCCCAGTGCGGACGGGCAGGCGGTCCAGGTGATCGTCCCGGTTGATGACGAGCAGGGCGAGGAGATCGCCAACGTCGTGGCAGAGCTGCGGGGCGTCGTCGGCGCGGATCGAGACGGGCTCACCATCAACGTCACCGGGCCGGCCGGCCTGCTCGCCGACCTGATCGATGTCTTCTCGGCGATCGACGGGAGGCTGCTGCTGGTCACCCTCTGCGTGGTGCTCCTCATCCTGCTGGTCGTCTACCGCAGTCCCGTGCTGTGGATCTTCCCGCTGCTTGCCGCGGGCATGTCGTTCTCGCTGGCCACCGCGATCGTCTACCGGCTCGCCGAGGCCGACGTCCTGACACTCGACGGGCAGGCGCAGGGCATCCTCACCGTGCTGGTCTTCGGTGCCGGCACCGACTACGCCCTGCTGCTGGTCGCCCGGTACCGGGAAGAGCTACACCGGCACGACCGGCCCGCCTCCGCCATGCTGGCGGCCTGGCGCGGCTCCGCCCCGGCGATCGCCGCCTCCGCCGGCACCACCATCGCCAGCCTGCTCTGCCTGCTGCTCTCCAGCCTGACCTCCAACCAGGCCCTCGGACCGGTCGCCGCCATCGGCATCGGAGCCACCCTGCTGGTGATGCTCACCCTCCTACCCGCGCTGCTCGTGCTCGGCGGACGCCGGGCGTTCTGGCCGCGCCAGCCGCGACTTGACCACGCCGAGCCGCAGACCGAACACGGCGTCTGGGGTCGCGTCGCGCGGTTCGTCGCCCGCCGGCACCGATCGGTGTGGCTGGTAACCGCGTTCGCGCTGGCTGCGCTCACGCTCGGCCTCACCCAGCTGGGCGCGACAACGCTGGGCGAGAGTGACCTGTTCACCGAGCGGACGGACTCGGTCGCGGGCCAGGAGGCGATCGCCCGCCACTACCCGGCCGGCACCGGGAGCCCGGCCGTGATCTTCACCCGCCAGGAGACCGCCGAGCAGGTCGCCGCCGTGGCCCAGGAGACGCCCGGAGTCGTGGCGGTACGACCGGTCACCGACCGCCCCGGCGCCGGCCCGGGCTCGGGGTCGGAAGACGACTCAGAAATGATCGAGCCGCCGAGAGTCGTCGACGGCATCGTGCAACTTGAGGCGACACTCGCCGACGCGCCGGACTCCGACGGTGCCGAGGAAACCATCCGCGAGCTACGGGTGGCGGTCCACGCCGTACCCGCCGCCGACGCGGTCGTCGGCGGCGTCACCGCAATCAACATCGACACCGCTGACGCCTCCACCCGAGACCGCAACGTCATCATCCCGGTAGTCCTCAGTGTCATCGCCGTTATCCTGGCGCTGCTGCTGCGTGCCCTGCTCGCCCCGTTGCTGCTCGTCGCCACCGTGCTGCTCTCGTACGGCGCCACGCTGGGCCTGTGCGCGCTGATCTTCAAATACCTCTTCGACTTCCCCGGCGTGGACGCCTCCTTCCCGCTGTTCGCCTTCGTCTTCCTGGTCGCCCTCGGCATCGACTACAACATCTTCCTGATGAGCCGAATCCGGCAGGAGTCGGTGAAGCGGGGCACCCGCTCCGGCGTGCTGTACGGGCTCGTCGTCACCGGAGGTGTCATCACCTCCGCCGGTGTGGTGCTCGCCGCGACCTTCAGTGCCCTGGCCGTCCTCCCGCTGGTGGTGCTCATCGAACTGGGCGTGGCGGTCGCCGTGGGCGTCCTCATCGACACGATCATCGTCCGCTCGCTGCTGGTGCCCGCCCTCGCGTACGACATAGGGTCGAAGATCTGGTGGCCGAGCCGGCTGGCCCGGGTCGGCGGCGAACGGGAGGCGCGCGATGCCGGTTGA
- a CDS encoding ABC transporter permease, whose translation MVALVLPRLVDVSAASRRSASVAERNVSALKSIYWLLLVSGFLEPLLYLFSIGVGVGALVGDLTLPGGTVVSYAAFVAPAMLASSAMTGSFAETTFNFFGKMKYMKLYDGVIATPVQPFEIALGELAWAMLRGSAYSGAFLVVMVVMDLTTAARAAVAFPAAVLVGFTFGAIGMTIATFMRSWQDFDLLGSGQFVLFLFSGTFIPAQAYPTLLRWLVEVTPLYRAVHLIRGITVGGSGWTWLLDIGYLLVVLAVGLFIASRRMSRLLYQ comes from the coding sequence ATGGTCGCTCTGGTGCTGCCCCGGCTGGTGGACGTCTCGGCGGCGTCGCGACGGTCGGCCTCGGTGGCCGAACGCAACGTCTCGGCCCTGAAGTCGATCTACTGGCTGTTGTTGGTCTCCGGCTTCCTCGAGCCGCTGCTCTATCTCTTCTCCATCGGGGTCGGGGTGGGGGCGCTGGTCGGTGACCTGACGCTGCCCGGCGGAACCGTCGTCAGCTACGCGGCGTTCGTCGCTCCCGCGATGCTCGCCTCGTCCGCGATGACCGGATCGTTCGCGGAGACCACCTTCAACTTCTTCGGCAAGATGAAGTACATGAAGCTGTACGACGGGGTGATCGCCACTCCGGTGCAGCCGTTCGAGATCGCCCTCGGTGAGCTGGCCTGGGCGATGCTCCGGGGCAGCGCCTACTCTGGCGCGTTCCTCGTGGTGATGGTGGTGATGGATCTGACCACCGCCGCCCGGGCGGCGGTCGCCTTCCCGGCGGCGGTGCTGGTCGGTTTCACGTTCGGGGCGATCGGCATGACGATCGCCACCTTCATGCGGAGCTGGCAGGACTTCGACCTGCTGGGGTCGGGGCAGTTCGTCCTCTTTCTCTTTTCCGGCACGTTCATCCCGGCGCAGGCCTACCCGACGTTGCTGCGCTGGCTGGTCGAGGTGACTCCGCTCTACCGCGCGGTGCACCTGATCCGGGGGATCACCGTCGGCGGTAGCGGCTGGACGTGGCTGCTCGACATCGGATACCTGTTGGTGGTCCTGGCTGTCGGCCTCTTTATCGCGTCCCGCCGGATGAGCCGGCTGCTCTACCAGTAA
- a CDS encoding ABC transporter permease, which yields MTQLAAERARPGPARVPAMAVLQYHLVGYRRTWRGGVLSSFLLPALTVLGFGVGVGAFVDQGVDGVSYLEWIVGGLLASTALQVAIAESTWPVYSSLQWTKIYFAQYAAPLRVADILAGQLAFVLFRVLTSAAAFLLVTGVLGALRSPWAVLALPVAALLGLAVAAPTFAYAATASSDSWLALLFRFAVIPMTLFAGVFFPVESLPVGLRWLAYATPLWHAVDLSRAATLGTAPVWSVTGHLLYLAAWAVGGWLLAHRALRRRLVV from the coding sequence ATGACACAACTCGCGGCCGAGCGGGCCCGGCCCGGCCCGGCGCGGGTGCCGGCGATGGCGGTGCTGCAATATCACCTGGTCGGTTACCGGCGCACCTGGCGGGGCGGGGTGCTCTCGTCGTTCCTGCTTCCCGCGCTGACGGTGCTCGGCTTCGGGGTGGGAGTCGGGGCCTTCGTCGACCAGGGCGTCGACGGCGTCTCCTACCTGGAGTGGATCGTCGGGGGGCTGCTCGCGTCGACCGCGTTGCAGGTGGCGATCGCCGAGTCCACCTGGCCGGTCTACAGCAGCCTCCAGTGGACAAAGATCTACTTCGCTCAGTACGCGGCACCCTTGCGGGTAGCGGACATCCTGGCCGGTCAGCTGGCGTTCGTGCTGTTCCGGGTGCTGACCTCGGCCGCGGCGTTTCTGCTGGTGACCGGGGTGTTGGGGGCGCTGCGCTCGCCGTGGGCGGTGCTGGCGCTACCGGTGGCGGCGCTGCTCGGCCTGGCCGTTGCCGCACCCACCTTCGCGTACGCGGCAACGGCCTCCAGTGACAGCTGGCTCGCCTTGCTGTTCCGGTTCGCGGTGATCCCGATGACGCTCTTCGCCGGGGTGTTCTTCCCGGTCGAGTCGCTGCCGGTGGGGCTGCGTTGGCTGGCGTACGCGACGCCGCTCTGGCACGCGGTTGACCTGAGTCGGGCGGCCACGCTCGGTACCGCGCCGGTCTGGTCGGTCACCGGTCATCTGCTCTACCTCGCCGCCTGGGCGGTCGGTGGGTGGCTGCTCGCCCACCGTGCCCTGCGCCGCAGGCTCGTCGTCTAG